Part of the Virgibacillus necropolis genome, CCAATTGTTACTGATCGTACAGCGGGAATCTTTTCCTGCACAATACGCAAACCATTTTTACATGTATGTTTTTCAATCACAGATGAATCCTCCTATTATTACGTGCATTATTTCCCTAATTTAAACGTTCCTCAGAAAGTAACTTCTCAACTGTACCTAAATGATAGTCTTTTTCTTGTATTACAGTAATTAAATCTTTCAAACCACGTACTATTGCTTCAGTAGGATGCATTAAAATGGTTGCACCTGGATGAAGTTTAGGCGTTACTCGATTCATCATAACAGATACAGATGGATTCTTCCAATCAATGGTATCTACACTCCACAAAATAGTCTCCATATTATAACTAGCCGCTACTTTTACGACTTGATCCGTATAACTTCCACTTGGAGGTGCTAATAATGTTGGCTTTTCACCGGTTATAGCTTGAAGTGTATCATTCGTGTTTTTTATTTGTTCCATTATTTCTTGTTCAGATAAACGTGCCATATCGGGATGATTATATGCATGATTACCAATTACATGCCCTTGTTCTGCTATCATTTGAACATATTCCGCATTATTCTTAGCCCATTTTCCCTCGATAAAAAAAGTTGCTTTTACATGTTGCTCTTTTAATATATTTAAAATTGGCGGTATGTATTCCGTTCCCCACGAAACATTAATCATTAAAGAAACCATTTCTTTAGATGGATTTCCACGATAAATTGGCGCGGGTTTTAAATCATTTAATGAAATACTGGGTTTGATTTCATCAAATACAAGTAGCTTTTTATTAAATACACCATCTTTTTTCATTTTTTTATATGATTTATCAATATTTACTTCCCTACCATTTAAGCCAGGAATCTTTTTCCATACCTTATCGATTACTGCATTTTGGGGTGGAATTTTATATGCAGAATTTTTTGCTGTTATTTCCTCATATAATGGATCCTTATTTTTCACTGAGTACTGTACGTCAGAGAATGTAGTAATTTTTTTTGATTCAAAAGGATTAGTTAAAGGATTAAACGAAATAACTACTAAAAAGAAAAAAACAAAAGCTTGGATGATCCATCTATACATACTAAATCCCCCCTCTCATTTCAATCATATGAACGAAAAGGACAAGATATGATAAAGAAAAGTGTAGTAGGCTCGCTTAGCGACGACAAGCATAGTCAAGAGACCGTAGAGCACACGACCTTTGTGCCCGGAGTGTCTATTGACTATGTCTCGAGTCGCTAGCCTACGAAACTGATAAAGAAAAGCGGAGGCGACAGCTCGGAAGCGGACGCATAAGCAAGGAACCGTAGAATGCACGGGTTTTAGCATTCGGAGTGTTCATTGCTTATGACGACAGCTTCTAGGAGCCGCAGCTAGACAATGAAAAGTGTAATAGGCCTGCTTAGCGACGAAAAGCATAAGCGAGGGAAAAACGAGGAGATTCTTATCAAAATGAGCAAATAAAAAAAGAAACTGGTTCTCCAGCCTCTTCATTCATTGTTTGTTTATGATCTTGATTTCTCACTTTTTTCTTTTTGTTCAAGTAGTACGGCTTTTCTTGAAAGATTAACTCTACCTTGATGATCGACTTCTTTAACTTTCACCATGAATTCATCACCAATAGATACAACATCTTCCACTTTGTTCGTCCGTTCCTCGGCTAATTCAGAGATATGAACCAAGCCATCTTTGCCTTTGAAGATTTCAACAAATGCACCAAATTTCTCGATGCGTTTTACTGTTCCTAAATACAGTTGACCTACTTCAACTTCGCGTACTAAATCTTCAATGATTTTTTTCGCTTTACTATTCATAGTTGAGTCAGTCGAAGAGATAAACACGCTACCATCTTGTTCAATATCAATTTTAACGCCAGTTTCTTCGATGATTTTATTGATTTGCTTACCGCTTGGCCCAATAACATCACGGATTTTATCAGGTTTAATAGACATTGTTAAAATCTTAGGGGCATATTCGGAAAGCTCTGTTTTAGGCTTATCAATCGTTTCAAGCATATGACCTAAAATATGTTGTCTACCATGTTTAGCTTGTGTTAATGCTTCCTCTAAAATTTCTCTTGATAACCCATCGATTTTAATATCCATTTGTAATGCGGTTACACCTTTACTTGTACCAGCCACTTTAAAGTCCATATCACCTAAGGCATCTTCCATACCTTGAATATCCGTTAAGATCGTATAGTCATCACCTGATTTCACAAGTCCCATTGCAATTCCAGCTACTGGTGCTTTAATTGGAACTCCTGCATGCATCATAGCCAGCGTACTTGCACATATACTCGCTTGTGAAGTTGATCCGTTTGATTCTAATACTTCCGATACAAGTCTAACTGTGTAAGGGAATTCAGTTTCTGATGGCATTACCTTTTCAAGTGCACGTTCTCCTAATGCTCCATGACCAATTTCACGACGGCCTGGACCACGTATTGGACCTGTTTCCCCTACACTATATTGAGGGAAATTGTAATGATGCATAAATCGTTTCGTTTCCTCTAAATCTAATCCGTCAAGAATTTGTACGTCACCTAAAGCTCCTAATGTACAAACACTTAATGCTTGCGTTTGTCCGCGAGTAAATAAACCTGAACCATGCGTTCTTGGCAATACACCAATGCGTGATGTAAGTGGACGAATTTCATCAGGCTTACGGCCATCTGGACGAATTTTTTCTTTTGTGATTAATCGGCGAACCTCATCCTTAACCATCTTATCAAGAATAGACTTCACCTGTTTAATAACGCTATCTTCTTCGCCTTCATACGCTTCTAAAACTTCTGCCTTAACTTCTTCAATAGCCCGTTCACGAGCATGTTTTTCATGCACTTGAATTGCAGATACTAGCTTTTCTTTTGATTCACTTTCGATCTTAACTAGTAAATCTTGATCTAGTTCAAACAACGTAACATCTGTTTTCTCTTTTGCAACAGCGGCAACAATTTCTTCTTGAAATGCGACAAGCCGTTTTATTTCATCGTGCCCAAACATAATTGCTTCAAGCATTACTTCCTCAGGAACTTCATTTGCTCCAGCCTCAACCATGTTGATTGCATCCTTCGTGCCAGCAACAGTAAGTTCAATATCACTTTTTTGTTGTTGCTCAATAGTTGGGTTAATCACAAATTCACCATCAACTTGTCCAACAACAGCACCAGCAATTGGTCCACTGAATGGAATATCAGATATACTTAGTGCAATAGATGAACCGATCATAGCTGCCATCTCTGATGTACAGTCTTGATCAACACTCATTACGGTACTGATAACTTGTACTTCATTT contains:
- a CDS encoding polyribonucleotide nucleotidyltransferase translates to MVEKQLFSTEISGNKFTVEIGELAKQANGACMIQYGDTSVLTAATASKKPKDLPFFPLTVNYEERLYAVGKIPGGFIKREGRPSEKAILASRLIDRPIRPLFPDGFRNEVQVISTVMSVDQDCTSEMAAMIGSSIALSISDIPFSGPIAGAVVGQVDGEFVINPTIEQQQKSDIELTVAGTKDAINMVEAGANEVPEEVMLEAIMFGHDEIKRLVAFQEEIVAAVAKEKTDVTLFELDQDLLVKIESESKEKLVSAIQVHEKHARERAIEEVKAEVLEAYEGEEDSVIKQVKSILDKMVKDEVRRLITKEKIRPDGRKPDEIRPLTSRIGVLPRTHGSGLFTRGQTQALSVCTLGALGDVQILDGLDLEETKRFMHHYNFPQYSVGETGPIRGPGRREIGHGALGERALEKVMPSETEFPYTVRLVSEVLESNGSTSQASICASTLAMMHAGVPIKAPVAGIAMGLVKSGDDYTILTDIQGMEDALGDMDFKVAGTSKGVTALQMDIKIDGLSREILEEALTQAKHGRQHILGHMLETIDKPKTELSEYAPKILTMSIKPDKIRDVIGPSGKQINKIIEETGVKIDIEQDGSVFISSTDSTMNSKAKKIIEDLVREVEVGQLYLGTVKRIEKFGAFVEIFKGKDGLVHISELAEERTNKVEDVVSIGDEFMVKVKEVDHQGRVNLSRKAVLLEQKEKSEKSRS
- a CDS encoding polysaccharide deacetylase family protein; amino-acid sequence: MYRWIIQAFVFFFLVVISFNPLTNPFESKKITTFSDVQYSVKNKDPLYEEITAKNSAYKIPPQNAVIDKVWKKIPGLNGREVNIDKSYKKMKKDGVFNKKLLVFDEIKPSISLNDLKPAPIYRGNPSKEMVSLMINVSWGTEYIPPILNILKEQHVKATFFIEGKWAKNNAEYVQMIAEQGHVIGNHAYNHPDMARLSEQEIMEQIKNTNDTLQAITGEKPTLLAPPSGSYTDQVVKVAASYNMETILWSVDTIDWKNPSVSVMMNRVTPKLHPGATILMHPTEAIVRGLKDLITVIQEKDYHLGTVEKLLSEERLN